Part of the Aquarana catesbeiana isolate 2022-GZ linkage group LG12, ASM4218655v1, whole genome shotgun sequence genome, GCACAGGAAGGCATCAAAAATTTCCATGCAGAAATGCATCTTGCCTgtttttctatggtgtgaactggccctaaaggagACTTCCGATTTGGCAGTCTCACTTATTCTCTGATGACAGACTTCCTTGAATGTTGCAGTACTAAAATGTgtggtttctttttttgttttgctttccaGCAAGGGGTGCACTGTAACATGACTGGTGTGTGGTTGAATACACTGGGGTCAGTGCTCACACTTCATATGGATGGTCCTCATCTTGGTGGTTCTCTGCGCTCTTTTGTGATGCTCTCTCAAGGGGTTCCAGGTGATGAGATGACCGGAAAGCTGGTTGGAGTCGTTGGGAAAGGGAAAGAGCCAACATTTAGCATGTCTATAACCTGGAAAGGAGGAGGTGAGAGAACAAAACAATGTGATTTAAAAATGCTTGTCTATATAGGAAAATTGCTGGTATACAATAGCTTAAACTAGTTTAACTAAAATGTTACCCGGGTTGGAAACTGCAACAAATTGCTCCAGAAGACTGCTGGCGTGACCAAGCCATATTTGATGTACTGAACAAGTGGAAAGAAAGGGGTGGTTATGGGTTAAATATGGcttccaaatgtccctgatttggcaCAAAGtccctctcatttgtccctcattttggtctgatctatataatttgtataaaaaaatgcacaATTTAGCTTTCAAAATGTTTCACTGCTAAACATTTTATCCAAtttctatattgctgcatttgtaaatgccagaataaagaatagtagtggtaaaaaaacggACTTGTGGGGtgtttgtttttcttaaaaaaaaaaaaaaaaaaaaactccagctaAAACCTGGATAAACACACCCACATATTTTGTGCTTTTTAGATTGTGTATATTTGGAGTAATCCACCCATAATGTATGAATAACTATGGGGCTGGCTTTGAGCAATGTCAACCACAAAGTTTCCTCCTTGAATTTGAAAGAACCCTAATGAAATATCCTCACTCTTGCTCCATTGGTTTTGACTAACCATGCCTTGTTCAATACACACCATAGTGCTTGTTTTTTCTCTGGTTTAACAATGCCAATGTCTTTGCAGAAACTGTCACTGCATGGGTTGGCCAGTGCTTCGTAAAACCTCATTGCCCTTATCTGCAATCCATGTGGCTACTAAGATCACAAAGTACAGAAGAAGATGACTGGAAAGCTACCAGGTAATTGTCACCACTGAAATAGTTTGTTAAATTGCTAATTGGGCAGTCTTGCTATATTAGAGCATGGGGTAAGTTTTGGTGATATGCAGACCATTCTGTCCATGGAGACTTGGTTCTTGCCATTAAGACAAAACAAAGCTTCACCAATGGTACAGAAATGGCAATTACACTTGACTGGATATAATGTATGTAAAATTCACTAATTTTGAAGTCTCCAAATATGTATGGAGTATCTCACAACTTTAAGTGGGGTGGGGAATGGGATGTGGACCATATACAGTAAATAACATGTGGTTTCTTGTTTCAGGATTGGTGAAGACTACTTTTATCCTAAACATTGTGATGTAAAATGAACTGTCATAAAATAAATATTGTAATGAAATGGAGATTGcatggatttttcttttttgctctcctaTTACAATGTAGTACCTGTGTGCTGTATACACATCCAGACCAATGATATGTGCTGACCCTTGTGTTGGGCTTGTCCAATATTGGTATATCGTTTTGATAAATGTGCAAAGCATGCTAATCACAGAAAACTAATTGAAAGCCCCgtacacgggctgaatgtcgggcaatatcggccagttcaataaaaaccgacACTCAGCCCATATGTATGGCACCcagttcaacagaagccagctgagcatgctggaaaaccagcagccgctCCGCCAATGGCAGAgtgcccctgccagaacacaacagctcagcaggggagatcgctgtacgaaCGTCAAATCATTAatacagcggctccgactggaggtgtgtgtgtgtgtgtgtcaggcatTACTCTGGTGAGGTTTCTTCCTGTGGGTGGGACTTGGCACACCCAATTGAGCACTTGCTAATGCATACATTCACAGGCGGAGGCTGCTGTCATGTGAAATAATTAAGGTGACACTCCAACTTGGAATCAAGCATGCTTTACTTGCAGTTTAGCCCTTTCTGTACTTTCCTGCCTATGGTGCACACCTcctaatggggggggggttctgtaacTTCTCCCAATGGATGCAGCATTTTCCAAGTGGgtactccacaataaaatccatggaaatggatccccatggtcgTGATGGCACAGGGAGAGGCTGTAGCAGACCTACCAGAAGGGAGTGTGTTACTTTGTGTTGGGCACAGGTTTCACATGAGAACAGggacgatcctggccggggtgcaccgcaccccagCGCTGGATTTCTTTTCAGAAGAGGGGCGCCCAGCTAGAATCGCCGGCTGCTTGGCCGGCGTCTAGCTGTGCAACAGAGTGCCACAGCTGACGTGGCTTCATTATATACAGTGATAGATCATAGTGATGTGATTGAAGCATCCAAATGGGCTATGGAAACATTTAGCAATCTCATTTCCAAACAAAAAAGATTCATCCTGAGAAGTCTGGCTTTCAGGCTACAACACAATTACTTAAGGCACAATGCAGATTATTACAGACAACTGACAGGCATTGGGATGGGTgcaaaatatgccccaagtgttgcCAATAtctttatggctaaatgggaggaggaagctaTATACTCTGATGTCCCAGAAAATCTAATACtctataaaagatttatagatgactgcATTGTGATTTGGAAAGGAGATGAAACAAGCCTAATTCAGATGTTTGATCGATTAAATGAAAACCA contains:
- the LOC141113348 gene encoding avidin-like → MVLSVKGVVLCLVLWSVYCSDVQGVHCNMTGVWLNTLGSVLTLHMDGPHLGGSLRSFVMLSQGVPGDEMTGKLVGVVGKGKEPTFSMSITWKGGETVTAWVGQCFVKPHCPYLQSMWLLRSQSTEEDDWKATRIGEDYFYPKHCDVK